TCCGAGAGTTTGTCCGTACCGAGACCGGAGCGTGACCACCCGCGGTCCGCACCGTCGGCACCGGCATGCAACGATGGGCGGCATGCAGCGTTCAAGACGATGGGGCTGTGCGCTGCTCACCACCGTGCTCTGGTTTTCCGTGCCTGCTTCGGTGGCCACGGCAGAGCCGGAAATACCTGTGCCGCAAGCCAACTGGGGATCATGCGACCAGTTCTTCGGTGGTGATGTCGGCCTGCCTACAGCGCAGTGCACCATGCTCGGAGTTCCGCGAAGTTATGACGATCCCGGCGGCCCCCCGGTGGATCTCGCGGTCATCCGCGTGCCCGCCTCGGGCCAGCGGATCGGCGCGCTGTTCGTCAACCCCGGCGGACCCGGAGCGTCAGCGGTGGACACCGTCGCCGGCATGGCCGCTGCGTTGGTGGGCTCGCCGATCAACGAGCACTTCGACTTCGTCGGCTTCGATCCGCGCGGCGTCGGCTACTCGACCCCGGAACTGCGCTGCCGCACCGACGCGGAGTTCGACGCCTGGCGCCGCGAACCGATGGTCGACTTCAGTCCTGCGGGCGTGGCGCGCATCGAATCGCTGTACCAGCGGTTCGCCCAGCAGTGCGCCAACCGGATGGGCACCGACTTCCTCTCCGCGATGGGCACCCGGGAAGCCGCGCACGACATGGAGACCATCCGCCGGGTGCTCGGCGACGAGCAGATCAACTATCTGGGCTTCTCGTACGGCACGGAGATCGGCACGGCCTACGTGTCGCGGTACGGCCAGCACGTCCGCGCCATGGTCCTCGACGGCGCCATCGACCCCAGCATCGACCCCGTCACCAAGAGCATCAACCAGATGGGTGCGTTCCAGCGGGCGTTCACCGACTACGCCGCCGACTGCGCGCAGGCCGCGGGATGCCCGCTGGGCCAGGACCCGTCGCAGTGGGTCGACCGCTACCACCAACTGATCAATCCGCTGGTGGCCCGGCCCGCGCAGACGTCGGATCCTCGCGGTCTGAGCTACGCCGACGCCATCACCGGGACGTTCAACGCGCTCTACACCAAGCACCTCTGGAAGTACCTGACCAGCGGGCTATTGGGTCTGGCGCACGGCACCGGCCCGGACGATCTGCTGCTGCTGGCCGACGAATACCAGGGCCGCGACGGCAGCGGGCACTACCGCAACGTGCAGGACACGTTCCATGCGGTGCGCTGCGTGGACGCACCCGCGCCGACGGACCCGGCCGTGTGGGCCGCGGCCGACCAGCGGATCCGCGAGGTCGCCCCGTTCGCGGCCTACGGCGAGTTCACCGGTTACGCCCCGCGGGACATCTGCGCGTTCTGGCCGGTCCCCGCAACGTCCGTCCCGCACGAAGCCCCGCCCGCCCCGCCGGGGTCGGTCGTGGTGGTGTCGACGACGCACGACCCCGCCACTCCGTATGAGGCGGGCGTGGGTCTGGCGCGCCAACTGCAGGCACCGCTGATCTCGTTCGAGGGCACCCAGCACACCGTGGTGTTCAACGGCTTCGAATGCATCGACAGCGCGATCGTGGACTACCTCGTCGACGGTGTGGTGCCGGGCAACCTGCAGTGCGCCGCGTGATCATCGCCGATAGGCGACCATCTCCCGCGACAGCAGCCTGCGCTGTCGGTGTTCACGACTGCACGCCACGGCCAGAACCGTCAGCAGCAGCCAACTGACCAGCGCGCTGGCAAGCACCAGAATGAACGCGGCCCACGCCCCACCGGCGAGGTGCTGGGACGCAGTCTGCCGCGACCACAGGCGCCAGTAGATCATCAGGTTGACGGCGAGCCCGACGCCGTAGGACACCGCGAAGGACAACAGGTACGGCTTCCACGTGCCGTCCTTCAGGCGCGCCGAGATCGGTTCGTGCCGAAGCGGATACAGCACCGACAGCACGTTGCCCACACCCAGCCAGATGAACACCATGGTGAGCAGCTGGTCGACCATCGCGATCGCGTTGCCGTCACCGGCGACGGTGAGCAGGGCGATGACCGGCAGGCCCGCGAGCAGTACCAGGGCGGCCATCGCCAGGTTCTTCGACACCAGGATCCGCCACAGCGATTCCCCCGACGTCAGCGCATCACGCACCCGTTGCGCCTCGAAGCACAGTGCGTTGGTGCACACGACACTGCCGATCACCGCCGAGAACAGGTACAGCGTCAACCGGCCCGCGTCGTACCGCGTGAAGCCCGTGAGGTGGTAGAAGGCCACCAGGGACAGGGCGATGCCGAGGGTGATCACGATGCGCATCGCGATCGCACGGGGCCGGTCGGCGACGATGTGGCGCAGTTCGCCGACCACAAGCCGGCCCAGGCGGTTCAGCAGCGCGGGGAAGGCCCGTGCGGCCTGACGGCGCGCGGCGGTCTCGGGTTCGGCCTCGCCGAGCGCGACACCCTGGGCCTGGGCCGTGGTCCTGACGGCTTCGGCGACCGCCGCGCGGGCCAGCGCGACCGCGACGACGGCGTTGGCGGCGGCCTCCTGCGGTGTGGCGGTCAGGGTCCGCGCCGCGTCCGACGAGCGGACCAGCTCCTCGAGGCGAGCCCGCCACAGCGGCGAGGCAACGGAGGCCGCGATGTCGTCGGTCTGGCGCAGCGTCGCCAGGTCGGCGTCGGCCTGCGCGGCGAGCGTGGAGAGCTGTTCGTCGTCATCCCACTCGGCGGCCGCCGCGGCGGCGTCGACGGTCCGCACCGCATCGGCCAGGGTGCGCAGTTCCTGCACGGCGGCCAAGGACAGCGGCGCGCCTGTTGTGGCGTTGTGCGCGGGTCGGGACGGTGGCTCGGACTTCGGGATCACGGACACACTTCATACTCACAGGCTTCCGCCGCCAACGGCGACACGCCTGTAACACAGATTTAACAGCCGATGCATACGCTCGCGGACATGGATCGCCAGAAGGAGTTCGTGCTCCGCACGCTGGAAGAACGGGACATCCGCTTCGTCCGGCTGTGGTTCACCGATGTGCTTGGTTTCCTCAAGAGCGTGGCGATCGCGCCCGCCGAACTCGAGGGGGCCTTCGAGGAGGGGATCGGCTTCGACGGCTCTTCGATCGAGGGCTTCGCGCGCGTGTCGGAATCGGACACCGTCGCTCGACCCGATCCGTCCACCTTCCAGATCCTGCCGTGGACCACCAGTGGCGGAGACCATCACTCGGCCCGGATGTTCTGCGACATCACCATGCCCGACGGTTCGCCGTCGTGGGCCGACTCCCGGCACGTGCTGCGTCGCCAACTGGCCAAGGCGGGCGACCTCGGCTTCTCCTGCTACGTGCACCCCGAGATCGAGTTCTTCCTGCTCGAGCCCGGACCGTATGACGGCAGCGTGCCCGTGCCCGCCGACAACGGCGGCTACTTCGACCAGGCCGTGCACGATTCGGCGCCCAACTTCCGTCGGCACGCCATCGACGCGCTTGAGTCGATGGGCATCTCCGTCGAGTTCAGCCATCACGAGGGCGCCCCGGGCCAGCAGGAGATCGACCTCCGTTACGCCGATGCGCTGTCGATGGCCGACAACGTCATGACGTTCCGGTACGTGGTCAAAGAGGTCGCACTCGGCGAGGGCGTCCGCGCGTCGTTCATGCCCAAGCCGTACAGCGAGTACCCCGGTTCGGCCATGCACACCCACATGAGCCTGTTCGAGGGTGAGACCAACGCCTTCCACAGCCCCGACGATCCGCTGCAGCTCTCCGACGTCGGCAAGTCCTTCATTGCCGGCATCCTCGAACACGCCAGCGAGATCAGCGCCGTCACCAACCAGTGGGTGAACTCCTACAAGCGCCTGGTGCACGGTGGCGAGGCCCCGACGGCGGCGTCCTGGGGTGCGGCCAACCGGTCGGCCCTGGTCCGCGTCCCGATGTACACGCCGAACAAGTCTTCGTCGCGTCGCGTCGAGGTGCGCAGCCCCGATTCGGCATGCAACCCGTACCTGACCTTCGCGGTGCTGCTGGCCGCCGGCCTGCGCGGCGTCGAGAAGGGATACGTGCTGGGCCCCCAGGCCGAGGACGACGTCTGGAGCCTGACCAGCGAAGAGCGTCGGGCGATGGGCTACCGCGAGCTGCCCACCAGCCTCGGCAACGCGCTGGCCGCCATGGAGAACTCCGAACTGGTTGCGGAAGCGTTGGGGGAGCACGTCTTCGACTTCTTCCTGCGCAACAAGCGCGCCGAATGGGAGACCTACCGCAGCAGCGTCACCCCCTACGAGCTCAAGCAGTATCTGTCGCTTTAGCGGGGATTGCCGCTTGACGGCAGGGTTGCGTTACCGTTGCGTCCGTGTCCAGACCCGTGACGCAGCGTCCCAGGATCCCCGGTGTGGGCAGGCTGGGGCTCGTCGAGCGCACCGCCTCCGCTGATCTCGCGCGTCTGGGTTGGGACAACGAGGACCACATCGAACTGCTGTGGTCGCTGTCGCGGGCCGCCGACGCCGACGCCGCGCTGCGGGCCATGGTCCGACTCGCCGACGCACTGGAGTCCAGCTGGGGTGAACTGTCCGCCGCACTGATCAAGGACAAAGCCCTGCGCGGTCGGCTGTTCGGGGTGCTGGGCGCCTCGCTGGCGCTCGGTGACCACCTTGTCGCCAATCCGCAGTCCTGGCGGCTGCTCGAGGGTGCGCTGACTCTGCCCCCGGTCGACGAACTGAAGGCCGCCTTCAGTCAGGTCGTGACCGAGAACCCCGGCGCCACAGCTGTTCCCGCGCTGCGTGTGTTCTACCGGGACCGGCTCCTGGTCCTCGCGGCGCTTGATCTCGCGCCCACGGTCGAGAACGAGCCCGTGCTGGCCTTCACCACAGTCGGCGCGCACCTGTCCGATCTCGCCGACGCGGCGCTGGCCGCCTCGCTGCAGTACGCCGTGGGCACGGTGTGCCGAGAGGGCATTGAGCCACCCACCCTCGCGGTCATCGCGATGGGCAAGTGCGGCGCGCGGGAACTGAACTACGTCAGCGACGTCGACGTCATCTTCGTCGGCGCCAAAGCCGACTCCACCGAGACCCGGGTGGCCGGCGAGATGATGCGGATGGCCTCGGAGACGTTCTTCGAAGTCGACGCCGCGCTGCGACCCGAGGGCAA
The DNA window shown above is from Mycolicibacterium confluentis and carries:
- a CDS encoding alpha/beta hydrolase, producing the protein MQRSRRWGCALLTTVLWFSVPASVATAEPEIPVPQANWGSCDQFFGGDVGLPTAQCTMLGVPRSYDDPGGPPVDLAVIRVPASGQRIGALFVNPGGPGASAVDTVAGMAAALVGSPINEHFDFVGFDPRGVGYSTPELRCRTDAEFDAWRREPMVDFSPAGVARIESLYQRFAQQCANRMGTDFLSAMGTREAAHDMETIRRVLGDEQINYLGFSYGTEIGTAYVSRYGQHVRAMVLDGAIDPSIDPVTKSINQMGAFQRAFTDYAADCAQAAGCPLGQDPSQWVDRYHQLINPLVARPAQTSDPRGLSYADAITGTFNALYTKHLWKYLTSGLLGLAHGTGPDDLLLLADEYQGRDGSGHYRNVQDTFHAVRCVDAPAPTDPAVWAAADQRIREVAPFAAYGEFTGYAPRDICAFWPVPATSVPHEAPPAPPGSVVVVSTTHDPATPYEAGVGLARQLQAPLISFEGTQHTVVFNGFECIDSAIVDYLVDGVVPGNLQCAA
- a CDS encoding ABC transporter permease, which translates into the protein MIPKSEPPSRPAHNATTGAPLSLAAVQELRTLADAVRTVDAAAAAAEWDDDEQLSTLAAQADADLATLRQTDDIAASVASPLWRARLEELVRSSDAARTLTATPQEAAANAVVAVALARAAVAEAVRTTAQAQGVALGEAEPETAARRQAARAFPALLNRLGRLVVGELRHIVADRPRAIAMRIVITLGIALSLVAFYHLTGFTRYDAGRLTLYLFSAVIGSVVCTNALCFEAQRVRDALTSGESLWRILVSKNLAMAALVLLAGLPVIALLTVAGDGNAIAMVDQLLTMVFIWLGVGNVLSVLYPLRHEPISARLKDGTWKPYLLSFAVSYGVGLAVNLMIYWRLWSRQTASQHLAGGAWAAFILVLASALVSWLLLTVLAVACSREHRQRRLLSREMVAYRR
- the glnA gene encoding type I glutamate--ammonia ligase; the encoded protein is MDRQKEFVLRTLEERDIRFVRLWFTDVLGFLKSVAIAPAELEGAFEEGIGFDGSSIEGFARVSESDTVARPDPSTFQILPWTTSGGDHHSARMFCDITMPDGSPSWADSRHVLRRQLAKAGDLGFSCYVHPEIEFFLLEPGPYDGSVPVPADNGGYFDQAVHDSAPNFRRHAIDALESMGISVEFSHHEGAPGQQEIDLRYADALSMADNVMTFRYVVKEVALGEGVRASFMPKPYSEYPGSAMHTHMSLFEGETNAFHSPDDPLQLSDVGKSFIAGILEHASEISAVTNQWVNSYKRLVHGGEAPTAASWGAANRSALVRVPMYTPNKSSSRRVEVRSPDSACNPYLTFAVLLAAGLRGVEKGYVLGPQAEDDVWSLTSEERRAMGYRELPTSLGNALAAMENSELVAEALGEHVFDFFLRNKRAEWETYRSSVTPYELKQYLSL